AAGCTTGGACGCCAGCGCCGAGCGCAGCGCGCCCTGCAGCTTTTTGCGCGGGAACTGGTAGTCGTAGGAGCGCGGCTGCGGGCCGTGCACGGTGCCGCCATGCCGCCACAGCGGCGAGCGGATGGAGCCCACGCGGGCGCGTCCGGTGCCCTTCTGCCGCCACAGCTTCTTGCCCGAACCGGAAACCAGCTTGCGGTTCTTGGTGGCGTGGGTGCCGGCGCGCCGCGAAGCGCGGTAGTGCTTGACCGCCTCCCACAGCAGGTCTTCATTGATGGCGCCAAAGACCTCGTCGGGCAAGTCGAGCGATCCGACCTTCTTGCCTTCCAGGTTGTGAACGTCAATCTTTGCCATAAGTCAGCTCTTGGCTCTTGGCTGTTGGCTCTTGGCTTGAACAAGAACCGAAAGCCCGAACCTCCCAATCCTTATTTCTTGCCGCCTCCGGCGCGCTTCTTCGACGCCTTCAACGGGTCGAGCGTGGTGGCGCCGGCGAATCCGCGGCGCTCTCTGGGCGGCTTCTTGGCGCGGTTGATGAGCACGTAGCCGCCATTTGGTCCCGGCACGGCGCCCTCGACCAGCAGCAGGTTCTCGTCCTTGTCGACGCCGAGCACGCGCAGGTTGCGCACCGTCACCCGGTCCACGCCCATGTGTCCCGACATGCGCATGCCCTTGAACACGCGCGACGGGAAGGCCGAGGAACCGATCGAGCCGGTGATCTGGAACATCGAACCGTGCGACTTGGGGCCGCCGGCAAAGTGATGGCGCCGCACGACGCCGGCAAAGCCGCGCC
This genomic interval from Terriglobales bacterium contains the following:
- the rplD gene encoding 50S ribosomal protein L4 — its product is MAKIDVHNLEGKKVGSLDLPDEVFGAINEDLLWEAVKHYRASRRAGTHATKNRKLVSGSGKKLWRQKGTGRARVGSIRSPLWRHGGTVHGPQPRSYDYQFPRKKLQGALRSALASKLQDGKLTVVESFELKEISTSAFREALDALKVEKTAVLVDAKGSDNRSLHLSTRNLSGVELLRGRDVHPYHLLRYDRAVFARPALEALAGSLAKNAPASRKNKEAVS